The genomic region TGAAGCGGATGATAGCGGTCTGTGAGCGGTTACGGGACAGAACGATCATCCTGTGCGCGTTCCAAGGCGGGCTGGGGATGAAAGAACTTATCACGCTGAACTATGGTGATGTGGCTGAGGGTTTAGAAAAGGGTGAAGTTCCACTCACGCTCCATCTCATGCGAGAGAAAGAGGGGATAGAATATTATACCTTCTTAGGGGAAGACGCGATAGATTCATTAAGCTGTTATATCAAGTTGAGGAAAAAAGGGTCGCGATATCTGGATCCCGAAGACATAAAGAGAGATTCTCCCCTCTTCATATCAGAATCCAACCGCCGCAGGAAGGAGCGTGTGAGGGCGTATGAAAGTGGGATTAACAGAGCGATGCAGGCAGTAGCACTGAAGGCAGGGCTGATAAGCGAAGAAGAGAAAGGGCGAACAATAAACACTGCGGGAATACACGCCTTACGTGCCTCGTTCTCCACACTCCTTCGGGATCAAGGTGTTCCTCCGGATTACGTAGAAGAGATGCTGGGGCATAAGCTTCCGTATGATAGCGCGTACATGAGAGCAACGGTAAACCGGCTCAAAGAGGCGTATATGAAGGCATATCCTGCATTGAGCATCAAACAGGTATTCGAGAAGCCCCCACAAAAAGAGGAGATAGATGAGCGAATCAAAGCGTATTTAGCACGAGTCGGCATAACGAATAATAATGGCAGGGTTTACAAATGCCCTTCTTGCAGTAGCAATCTCGATCAGAACTGGAATGTATGCCCTCACTGTGGATCGGATATCGGGGTTAAAAAATGCCCGAGCTGTAATTCCTCGATCGCGGCCTCGTGGAAATTCTGCCCTTATTGTAAACAAAATCTGAACAACCAGAAATATATCCATGACTGGATCCCTCGAGGGGATACGTGACTTAGATCCACAAACGCAATTGTGCCGGTAACATTTGCACAGTATTTAAATTAAATTTAGTAATAACTATGAAAAAAAGGTGAAAAATGAGCGAAGAGGCAATGCTGGAAGTGTTGGAAGCGCTATCGAAAATAGGGGGGCAATGGGAATTAGGAGAATCGGTGTGGCGTGTCTGGGGCTGGATACTGCTCCATTCCTGTCCCGTATCACAGAAGGAAATAGAGGAAGGCACGGGCTACAGCAGCGGATTGATCGCCATAAACGTGCAGAAATTGAAGATGGCGAATATGATTAATGAAACCTCTATGGGTGGAGATAAGCGTTATTTTGTTAAT from Methanomicrobia archaeon harbors:
- a CDS encoding tyrosine-type recombinase/integrase, with product MEKVTEKAIDVDWVEAKAELERDDDAFSDTKEVRVTLVGRGRKIRENRARLIKLYCNWRARSPGELIEEAKRVGVKDTELKLKEFYDWLRTDYLIPEKGGKRKGERGLAPRSAGRIIEDIRVFYKENEISIGNLHLPTPRKLKENFRKFLSAQDVKRMIAVCERLRDRTIILCAFQGGLGMKELITLNYGDVAEGLEKGEVPLTLHLMREKEGIEYYTFLGEDAIDSLSCYIKLRKKGSRYLDPEDIKRDSPLFISESNRRRKERVRAYESGINRAMQAVALKAGLISEEEKGRTINTAGIHALRASFSTLLRDQGVPPDYVEEMLGHKLPYDSAYMRATVNRLKEAYMKAYPALSIKQVFEKPPQKEEIDERIKAYLARVGITNNNGRVYKCPSCSSNLDQNWNVCPHCGSDIGVKKCPSCNSSIAASWKFCPYCKQNLNNQKYIHDWIPRGDT